From a single Neosynechococcus sphagnicola sy1 genomic region:
- a CDS encoding VOC family protein: protein MNWRDFNWHFVKKNRTITAKSNRRDMMKPNPIIWCEIYVQDMDRAKLFYESVFQMKLEKLESPGMDMWAFPMTMDTVGASGALVKIDGVQSGGSGTIPYFHCDEVAVESERVVQAGGQIHREKMSIGQYGFIALVVDTEGNMIGLHMPPKEME, encoded by the coding sequence TTGAACTGGCGAGATTTCAATTGGCACTTTGTTAAAAAAAACCGCACCATCACCGCAAAATCTAACAGGAGGGACATGATGAAACCGAATCCCATTATTTGGTGTGAGATTTACGTACAGGACATGGATCGTGCAAAACTTTTTTACGAGTCTGTGTTCCAAATGAAGCTGGAGAAGCTCGAAAGCCCTGGCATGGACATGTGGGCATTTCCGATGACGATGGATACAGTGGGGGCTTCTGGCGCATTGGTCAAGATCGACGGGGTTCAATCCGGCGGCAGTGGCACAATCCCCTACTTCCATTGCGACGAGGTCGCCGTAGAATCGGAGCGCGTCGTCCAAGCAGGTGGGCAAATCCACCGAGAAAAAATGTCAATCGGCCAATATGGATTCATCGCCTTAGTTGTCGATACAGAAGGAAATATGATCGGTCTTCACATGCCCCCAAAAGAAATGGAGTAA